In the genome of Bradyrhizobium sp. CIAT3101, one region contains:
- the ftsZ gene encoding cell division protein FtsZ, with protein MTGTTDIHEMKARIVVFGVGGAGGNAVNNMITAGLQGVEFVVANTDAQALAMSKASRLIQLGTKVTAGLGAGSQPELGRAAAEEVIDTIRDELTGAHMVFVTAGMGGGTGTGAAPIVARIARELGILTIGVVTKPFYFEGQRRMRFAEAGIEELLKAVDTLLIIPNQNLFRVASEKTTFADAFALADQVLYSGVACISDLIVKEGLINLDFADVLSVMKEKGKAMMGRGEASGEKRVLAAAVAAISNPLIENPSIKRASGLIISITGGKDLMLYEVDEAATRIRDEADPDANIIVGASFDDSLEGIVRVSVVATGIDNLDAEQALPVETALAQLAGRLRNDGRRIADRIERSAPLPQGESPPLRPQPHHPVGPPARPGLDYARHAAIAPLHPASRVPARNAPDEAVLDIPAFLRRAAN; from the coding sequence ATGACTGGCACCACCGATATTCATGAAATGAAGGCCCGCATCGTCGTGTTCGGCGTCGGCGGCGCCGGCGGCAATGCCGTGAACAACATGATCACGGCCGGGCTGCAGGGTGTCGAGTTCGTCGTCGCCAATACCGACGCGCAGGCGCTGGCCATGTCGAAGGCAAGCCGCCTCATCCAGCTCGGCACGAAGGTGACCGCGGGCCTCGGCGCCGGCTCGCAGCCGGAACTGGGACGCGCCGCGGCCGAAGAGGTGATCGATACGATCCGCGATGAATTGACCGGCGCGCACATGGTGTTCGTGACGGCCGGCATGGGCGGCGGCACCGGCACCGGGGCCGCACCCATCGTCGCGAGGATCGCGCGCGAGCTCGGCATTCTCACCATCGGCGTGGTCACCAAGCCGTTCTACTTCGAGGGCCAGCGCCGCATGCGCTTCGCCGAAGCCGGCATCGAGGAGCTGCTGAAGGCGGTCGACACCCTCCTGATCATCCCGAACCAGAACCTGTTCCGGGTGGCCAGCGAGAAGACCACATTCGCCGATGCCTTCGCCCTTGCCGACCAGGTGCTCTATTCGGGCGTCGCCTGCATCAGCGACCTCATCGTCAAGGAAGGCCTGATCAATCTCGATTTTGCCGACGTCCTCTCCGTCATGAAGGAGAAGGGCAAGGCCATGATGGGACGGGGCGAGGCTTCGGGCGAGAAGCGCGTGCTTGCCGCCGCCGTGGCCGCGATCTCCAATCCGTTGATCGAGAATCCCTCGATCAAGCGCGCCAGCGGCCTCATCATCTCCATCACCGGCGGCAAGGATCTCATGCTGTACGAGGTCGACGAAGCCGCGACCCGGATTCGCGACGAGGCCGATCCGGATGCCAACATCATAGTCGGCGCGTCCTTTGACGATAGCCTCGAAGGCATCGTCCGCGTCTCCGTGGTGGCGACCGGCATAGACAATCTCGACGCGGAGCAGGCGCTGCCGGTGGAAACCGCCCTCGCCCAACTCGCCGGAAGGCTGCGCAATGACGGCCGGCGCATCGCCGATCGCATCGAGCGCAGCGCACCCCTTCCGCAGGGAGAAAGCCCGCCGCTCCGCCCGCAGCCGCATCATCCCGTGGGACCACCAGCAAGGCCCGGCCTGGACTATGCGCGCCACGCGGCGATTGCGCCGCTCCATCCCGCCAGTCGCGTCCCCGCGCGCAACGCGCCCGACGAGGCCGTTCTCGATATCCCGGCCTTCCTGCGCCGCGCCGCCAACTGA
- a CDS encoding DUF1488 domain-containing protein yields MPLTSGRFIGHEQDRGIVQFSMQDGAKEVPCAISTSAMDTLERGPQTRAEQREAQFTRLRDRIEARAASKYRATEFEGTPPGIVLRSIDFRG; encoded by the coding sequence ATGCCCCTCACCAGCGGCCGTTTCATCGGCCACGAACAGGACCGCGGCATCGTCCAGTTCTCGATGCAGGACGGCGCGAAGGAAGTCCCCTGCGCGATCTCGACCTCCGCCATGGATACCCTCGAACGCGGCCCGCAGACCCGCGCCGAGCAACGCGAAGCCCAATTCACCCGCCTCCGCGACCGCATCGAAGCGCGCGCGGCGAGCAAGTACCGCGCGACGGAGTTCGAGGGCACGCCGCCGGGGATCGTGCTGCGGAGCATTGATTTTCGGGGGTAG
- a CDS encoding DUF2235 domain-containing protein yields the protein MDHAHETAPKNLVICCDGTGNEISENISNVLKLYRCLRKTDRTHPRQMVFYDPGVGTVTEPSTWNRWKANIKLVLGLATGYGLDDNVLNAYCFLVEHYAPGDRIYLFGFSRGAYTVRVLAGLIHKVGLISPEQANLAGSGLVAYKQYSGTGHGNDIEDLKNIAVDDEGPLPKDAFDLAAQFARITSTRWPTIHFIGVWDTVASVIVPRRDVFFLVFSLEELAFTLRNPSVNIFRQAIAIDERRCMFRLKAYEEPQEYWSNRYVPDEKKEPQDILQVWFAGVHCDVGGGYPEAESAESKYPLIWMIEEAAKAGLNFNPRTVNQLAWGIQRKNSPFSYVGPAYTGKAGMLHNSMSAAWRVLEFLPKSAKYKEWPERKVFFGFYIPDCEPRVIPEGAHVHESVLKRMAVEPDYRPVNLPKDFVTVPMPVAPGGGLEAEAGEIVTG from the coding sequence GTGGACCACGCGCACGAAACCGCACCCAAAAACCTCGTCATCTGCTGTGACGGCACCGGCAACGAGATCTCGGAGAACATCTCCAACGTCCTGAAGCTCTATCGCTGCCTGCGCAAGACCGACAGGACGCATCCGCGGCAGATGGTGTTTTACGATCCCGGGGTCGGCACGGTGACGGAGCCGTCGACCTGGAACAGGTGGAAGGCCAACATCAAGCTGGTGCTGGGGCTCGCCACCGGCTACGGGCTCGATGACAACGTGCTCAATGCCTATTGCTTCTTGGTCGAGCACTATGCGCCGGGCGACCGCATCTATCTGTTCGGTTTTTCGCGCGGCGCCTACACGGTTCGGGTGCTGGCGGGGCTGATCCACAAGGTCGGGCTGATCTCGCCGGAGCAGGCGAACCTCGCAGGAAGTGGCCTCGTCGCCTACAAGCAATATTCCGGGACCGGGCACGGCAACGACATCGAGGACCTCAAGAACATCGCGGTCGACGACGAGGGCCCGCTGCCGAAGGACGCATTCGACCTCGCCGCCCAGTTCGCGCGCATCACCTCGACGCGCTGGCCGACCATCCATTTCATCGGCGTGTGGGACACGGTGGCGAGCGTGATCGTGCCGCGGCGCGACGTGTTCTTCCTCGTGTTCAGCCTGGAGGAGCTCGCCTTCACGCTGCGCAACCCGAGCGTCAACATCTTCCGCCAGGCGATCGCCATCGACGAGCGGCGCTGCATGTTCCGCCTGAAAGCGTACGAGGAGCCGCAGGAATACTGGAGCAACCGCTACGTCCCCGACGAGAAGAAGGAGCCGCAGGACATTCTGCAGGTGTGGTTCGCCGGCGTGCATTGCGACGTCGGCGGCGGCTATCCGGAGGCCGAAAGTGCGGAGTCCAAATATCCGCTGATCTGGATGATCGAGGAGGCGGCGAAGGCCGGGCTGAACTTCAACCCGCGCACCGTGAACCAGCTCGCCTGGGGTATCCAGCGCAAGAACTCGCCGTTCAGCTATGTCGGGCCTGCCTACACCGGCAAGGCGGGCATGCTGCACAATTCAATGAGCGCGGCCTGGCGCGTGCTGGAGTTCTTGCCGAAGAGCGCGAAGTACAAGGAATGGCCGGAGCGGAAGGTGTTTTTCGGCTTCTACATCCCGGATTGCGAGCCGCGCGTCATTCCCGAAGGCGCGCATGTGCATGAGAGCGTGTTGAAGCGGATGGCGGTCGAGCCGGATTATCGGCCGGTGAATTTGCCGAAGGATTTCGTGACGGTGCCGATGCCGGTGGCGCCGGGGGGCGGTCTTGAGGCGGAGGCGGGGGAGATCGTGACGGGGTGA
- a CDS encoding PilZ domain-containing protein, with product MHPRRHARVKPSGLVSRQAKIITDPRAPIIVCTLVDYSPGGACIDLGGQVKIPDRFELLHVNTKKRCRIAWKRGTRVGVVF from the coding sequence ATGCATCCGCGCCGACATGCCCGTGTGAAGCCGTCGGGCCTGGTGTCCCGCCAGGCCAAGATCATCACCGACCCGCGCGCGCCCATCATCGTCTGTACGCTGGTGGACTATTCGCCGGGCGGCGCCTGCATCGATCTCGGCGGGCAGGTGAAGATTCCCGATCGGTTCGAGCTGCTGCACGTCAACACCAAGAAGCGCTGCCGCATCGCATGGAAGCGCGGCACGCGGGTGGGTGTGGTGTTTTAG
- a CDS encoding IS481 family transposase yields MPFHEVSRMDARSEFVVLASDEGANVRQLCRRFGISPTTGYKWLERWRAAGMSGLQEQSRRPQTSPARSAAAIEEAVLALRAEHPAWGGRKIARRLKDLGQEAVPSPSTVTAILKRHGVELGKFGGGSPTFTRFERSRSNELWQMDFKGHVAMHTGRLHPLTVLDDHSRFSVTLAACADQQTETVRQHLIAAFRRYGLPERMITDNGSPWGDGPGSPFTPLGVWLIEHGVKISHSRPYHPQTMGKDERFHRSLKAEVLSAPAFADIAAAQRAFERWRTVYNTQRPHEALQLAAPASRYQPSPRDYVETIAPFEYAPNDAVRRVQQSGHVSFRGRNLKVPKAFRGKDIAFRPTMEDGVFDVLFRTQTIATADIRPLDGRLESVHDVSEHLSTFSPV; encoded by the coding sequence ATGCCGTTCCACGAGGTGTCCCGGATGGACGCGAGATCGGAGTTTGTCGTGCTGGCCTCGGACGAGGGAGCCAATGTTCGGCAGTTGTGCCGTCGGTTCGGCATCAGCCCGACGACCGGCTACAAGTGGCTGGAGCGTTGGCGAGCGGCCGGGATGAGCGGGCTTCAAGAGCAGTCGCGGCGGCCACAGACGTCGCCGGCACGCAGTGCTGCGGCGATCGAGGAGGCCGTGCTTGCGCTTCGAGCCGAGCATCCGGCCTGGGGCGGGCGGAAGATCGCCAGGCGGCTGAAGGATCTGGGGCAGGAAGCCGTTCCGTCGCCCTCGACGGTGACGGCAATCCTGAAGCGTCATGGGGTGGAACTGGGCAAGTTTGGTGGCGGCTCGCCCACCTTCACTCGCTTCGAGCGGTCGCGGTCGAACGAGTTGTGGCAGATGGACTTCAAGGGCCACGTGGCCATGCACACCGGCCGGCTTCATCCATTGACCGTGCTCGACGATCATTCGCGCTTTTCGGTGACACTGGCGGCGTGCGCCGACCAGCAGACCGAGACGGTCAGGCAGCACCTCATCGCGGCCTTCCGCCGCTATGGCCTGCCCGAGAGGATGATCACCGACAACGGTTCGCCCTGGGGCGACGGTCCGGGCAGCCCGTTTACCCCGCTTGGCGTCTGGTTGATCGAGCATGGCGTCAAGATCAGCCATTCCCGGCCCTATCATCCGCAGACCATGGGCAAGGACGAGCGCTTCCACCGCAGCCTCAAGGCCGAAGTGTTGTCGGCTCCTGCCTTCGCCGACATCGCTGCCGCTCAGCGGGCTTTCGAGCGATGGCGTACCGTCTACAACACGCAACGGCCGCACGAAGCGCTCCAGCTCGCAGCGCCGGCCAGCCGCTATCAACCGAGCCCGCGCGATTATGTCGAGACGATCGCGCCCTTCGAATACGCACCAAACGACGCTGTGCGCCGGGTTCAGCAGAGCGGTCACGTCAGCTTCCGCGGTCGCAATCTCAAAGTCCCGAAGGCCTTCCGCGGCAAAGACATCGCATTCCGGCCAACCATGGAGGATGGCGTCTTCGACGTCCTCTTCAGAACCCAGACGATTGCAACCGCCGACATCCGACCTCTCGACGGACGGCTCGAAAGTGTCCACGATGTCTCCGAACACCTGTCCACCTTCTCCCCGGTCTGA
- the pdeM gene encoding ligase-associated DNA damage response endonuclease PdeM, with protein MRVSRVTISDVTFAADLSGALFWEEQRLLVVSDLHLEKGSSFATRGVLLPPYDTLATLSRLAAVISRHDPKIVIALGDSFHDRAAHERLSADDRDAVAALQSGRDWIWISGNHDPMLPRDLGGTVADEVAIGPITFRHEPTGAHGEIAGHLHPKARVSTRGRSMERRCFASDGMRAVMPAFGAYAGGLSIRDAAFAKIFPKTSFVAHLLGDRRVHAIAASRCY; from the coding sequence ATGCGCGTTTCCAGGGTCACCATCAGTGATGTGACTTTTGCGGCCGACCTCTCCGGCGCGCTGTTCTGGGAAGAGCAGCGCCTGCTCGTCGTCTCCGACCTGCATCTTGAAAAAGGTTCCAGCTTCGCCACCCGCGGCGTGCTGCTGCCGCCCTATGATACGCTGGCGACGCTGAGCCGGCTCGCTGCTGTCATCTCCCGCCATGATCCAAAGATCGTCATCGCGCTCGGCGACAGCTTTCACGATCGCGCCGCGCACGAGCGCCTCTCCGCGGATGACCGCGACGCCGTCGCCGCGCTCCAAAGTGGCCGCGACTGGATCTGGATCTCCGGCAATCACGATCCCATGCTGCCGCGCGATCTCGGCGGCACTGTCGCCGATGAAGTCGCGATCGGCCCGATCACGTTCCGCCACGAGCCGACCGGCGCGCATGGCGAGATCGCCGGCCATCTGCATCCCAAGGCCCGCGTCTCCACGCGCGGCCGTTCGATGGAGCGGCGGTGTTTCGCCAGCGACGGCATGCGCGCCGTAATGCCGGCCTTCGGCGCGTATGCCGGCGGCTTAAGCATCCGCGACGCGGCCTTCGCAAAGATCTTCCCGAAGACCAGTTTTGTCGCGCACTTGCTCGGCGACCGCCGCGTCCACGCGATCGCGGCATCGCGCTGTTATTGA
- a CDS encoding ligase-associated DNA damage response DEXH box helicase, which produces MPPRILKIPAEPAALLPERFQAWFAARGWAPREHQFALLEKAREDASALLIAPTGAGKTLAGFLPTLVELSSAPTSPAKSVVSTGRAVQRSTGLHTLYISPLKALAVDIARNLERPVAEMGLPIKIETRTGDTPVSRRQRQRRYPPDILLTTPEQLALLLSSDDAPFLFSSLKRIVLDELHALVTSKRGDLLSLGLARLWRLAPQMRAIGLSATVAEPEALVRFLVPQPKDKACSADIVIAGGAAPPQVEMLDTSERLPWAGHSARHALPEIYQLIKANKTTLVFVNTRSQAEMLFQNLWSMNDDNLAIALHHGSLDVAQRRKVEDAMSAGKLRGVVCTSSLDLGVDWGDVDLVVNIGAPKGASRLMQRIGRANHRLDEASRAVLVPANRFEVLECRVAIDAIAENAQDTPPLRTGALDVLAQHVLGCACGEPFFSEQLYDEVRTAAPYADLTRQDFDDVVDFVASGGYALKTYERFARIKQDKQGRWRVANPKVRQSYRMNVGTIVEDDMLKVRLVRSRGGGQGKTGGATGVIARGGRLLGEIEEAFIEGLSPGDTFVFSGEVVRYETLVEDQVYVSRAHDKDPKVPSYMGGKFPLSTYLAERVRRLLDDGRAWQGLPEQVRDWLSLQKDVSRVPAVRELLVESFPRANKHYIVCYPFEGRLAHQTLGMLLTRRLERARARPLGFVANEYAVAIWALGDMSFMIRNGRLDLNALFDPDMLGDDLEAWLAESALMKRTFRNCAIISGLIARRHTGEEKSRRQVLFSTDLVYDVLRKHQADHVLLRAARADAATGLLDLRRLGDMLARIQGRITHRELDHVSPLAVPVMLEIGRESVYGEAGDELLAEAADELVKEAMG; this is translated from the coding sequence GTGCCGCCCCGCATCCTCAAAATACCGGCCGAGCCGGCCGCATTGCTGCCCGAGCGCTTCCAGGCGTGGTTTGCGGCCCGCGGCTGGGCGCCGCGCGAGCATCAGTTCGCGCTGCTGGAGAAGGCGCGCGAGGACGCTAGCGCGCTTCTGATCGCGCCGACCGGCGCCGGCAAGACGCTGGCGGGATTCTTGCCGACGCTGGTGGAGCTGAGCTCTGCGCCGACCTCTCCCGCGAAATCCGTCGTCTCCACCGGCCGCGCCGTGCAACGCAGCACCGGCCTGCACACGCTCTACATCTCGCCGCTGAAAGCGCTCGCCGTCGACATCGCGCGCAATCTGGAGCGGCCGGTCGCCGAGATGGGCCTACCGATCAAGATCGAGACCCGCACCGGCGACACGCCGGTGTCGCGGCGCCAACGGCAGCGGCGCTATCCGCCCGATATTCTGCTGACGACGCCGGAGCAGCTCGCATTGCTGCTGTCCTCCGACGACGCGCCGTTTTTGTTTTCCTCCCTGAAACGAATCGTGCTGGACGAGCTGCACGCGCTGGTGACCTCCAAGCGCGGCGATCTGCTCTCGCTGGGCCTGGCGCGGTTGTGGCGGCTGGCGCCGCAGATGCGCGCGATCGGCCTCTCGGCGACCGTGGCCGAGCCGGAAGCGCTGGTCCGCTTCCTGGTGCCGCAGCCGAAAGACAAAGCCTGCTCCGCCGACATCGTCATCGCCGGCGGCGCGGCGCCGCCGCAGGTCGAGATGCTCGACACAAGCGAGCGGCTGCCCTGGGCCGGTCACAGCGCGCGCCACGCGCTTCCCGAAATCTACCAGCTGATCAAGGCGAACAAGACCACGCTGGTTTTCGTCAACACCCGCAGCCAGGCCGAGATGCTGTTCCAGAATCTCTGGAGCATGAACGACGACAATCTGGCCATCGCGCTGCATCACGGCTCGCTCGACGTCGCCCAGCGCCGCAAGGTCGAGGACGCCATGTCGGCAGGCAAATTGCGCGGCGTGGTCTGCACCTCCTCGCTCGATCTCGGCGTCGACTGGGGCGACGTCGATCTCGTCGTCAATATCGGCGCGCCCAAGGGAGCGTCGCGCCTGATGCAGCGCATCGGCCGCGCCAACCATCGCCTCGACGAAGCCTCGCGCGCGGTGCTGGTGCCGGCCAATCGCTTCGAGGTGCTGGAGTGCCGCGTCGCCATCGACGCCATCGCCGAGAACGCGCAGGACACGCCGCCGCTCCGCACCGGCGCGCTCGACGTACTGGCCCAGCACGTGCTCGGCTGCGCCTGCGGCGAGCCGTTTTTCTCCGAGCAGCTTTACGACGAGGTGCGCACCGCGGCGCCTTACGCCGATCTCACGCGACAGGATTTCGACGACGTCGTCGACTTCGTCGCCTCCGGCGGCTACGCGCTAAAAACTTATGAGCGCTTCGCCCGCATCAAGCAGGACAAGCAGGGCCGCTGGCGCGTGGCCAACCCAAAGGTGCGGCAGAGCTACCGGATGAATGTCGGCACCATTGTCGAGGACGACATGCTGAAGGTGCGGCTGGTGCGCTCGCGCGGCGGCGGGCAAGGAAAAACAGGCGGCGCGACCGGCGTGATCGCGCGCGGCGGCCGATTGCTCGGCGAGATCGAGGAGGCCTTCATCGAGGGCCTGAGCCCCGGCGACACTTTTGTGTTCAGCGGCGAAGTCGTGCGCTACGAAACCCTGGTCGAGGACCAGGTCTATGTCTCGCGTGCGCATGACAAGGATCCGAAGGTGCCCTCCTATATGGGCGGCAAGTTTCCGCTCTCGACTTACCTCGCCGAGCGCGTTCGGCGTCTGCTCGATGACGGGCGCGCGTGGCAAGGCCTGCCGGAGCAGGTGCGTGACTGGCTGTCGCTGCAGAAGGACGTGTCGCGCGTGCCCGCGGTGCGCGAGTTGCTGGTCGAGAGCTTTCCGCGCGCCAACAAGCATTACATCGTCTGCTATCCCTTCGAAGGCCGGCTGGCGCACCAGACGCTGGGCATGCTGCTGACGCGCCGGCTGGAACGCGCGCGGGCGCGGCCGCTCGGCTTCGTCGCCAACGAATATGCGGTGGCGATCTGGGCGCTCGGCGACATGTCCTTCATGATCCGCAACGGCAGGCTCGATCTCAACGCGCTATTCGATCCCGATATGCTCGGCGACGACCTCGAGGCCTGGCTCGCCGAATCCGCCCTGATGAAGCGCACGTTCCGAAATTGCGCGATCATCTCCGGCCTGATCGCGCGCCGCCACACCGGCGAGGAGAAGAGCCGCCGCCAGGTGCTGTTCTCGACCGATCTCGTCTACGACGTGCTGCGCAAGCACCAGGCCGATCACGTACTGCTGCGCGCCGCGCGCGCGGATGCCGCCACCGGCCTGCTCGACCTGCGCCGTCTCGGCGACATGCTCGCCCGTATCCAGGGCCGCATCACCCACCGGGAACTCGACCACGTCTCCCCGCTCGCCGTCCCCGTGATGCTGGAAATCGGCCGCGAGTCAGTCTATGGCGAAGCTGGCGACGAGCTGTTGGCGGAAGCTGCCGACGAGCTGGTCAAAGAGGCGATGGGATAG
- a CDS encoding ABC transporter substrate-binding protein, with translation MTKNPSRRDVSAAALATIAASVLPAPYVWAAEKKYDSGASDTEIKIGQTVPHSGPGSLYGVLGRIGEAYFQMLNEKGGINGRKIKFLTMDDAYSAPKCVEATRRLVEQEEVLALYGSLGTAPQTAVHKYLNSKGVPQLLLNTGASKWNNPKEFKWTMAGLPLYPTEARILARHVVATKPNAKVGILYQNDDFGRDFLGPFKKVLADAGGTAQVIMEQTYDLTDPTVDSQLINLSKSGADVFYNITTGKATSQSIRKVAELGWKPLQLLSAGSTGRSILNAAGLENAAGIVAIRYNKEVGLPKWEKDPDVMAFEALRKQYTPAIDQDNTIAFAGYGQAVTMGEILRRCGDELTRANVLKQASTLKGFHSPYFLDGVTYDYTPDDYTPMKTLFISIFSGKDWDISDKPMSE, from the coding sequence ATGACAAAGAATCCATCGCGGCGCGATGTCAGCGCCGCCGCGCTCGCCACCATCGCCGCATCCGTTCTGCCCGCGCCGTACGTTTGGGCCGCTGAGAAGAAATACGATTCAGGCGCCAGCGACACCGAGATCAAGATCGGGCAGACCGTGCCGCATTCCGGTCCCGGCTCGCTCTACGGCGTGCTCGGGCGCATTGGCGAAGCCTATTTCCAGATGCTGAACGAGAAGGGCGGCATCAACGGACGCAAGATCAAGTTCCTGACCATGGACGACGCCTACAGCGCGCCGAAATGCGTCGAGGCGACGCGTCGCCTCGTCGAGCAGGAGGAGGTGCTGGCGCTCTACGGCTCGCTCGGCACCGCGCCGCAGACGGCCGTGCACAAATACCTGAACTCCAAGGGCGTGCCGCAACTGCTGCTCAACACGGGCGCGTCGAAGTGGAATAACCCGAAAGAGTTCAAATGGACGATGGCGGGCCTGCCGCTCTATCCGACCGAGGCACGCATCCTGGCGCGGCACGTCGTCGCCACGAAACCGAACGCCAAGGTCGGCATCCTCTACCAGAACGACGATTTCGGCCGCGACTTCTTAGGGCCCTTCAAGAAGGTGCTGGCCGATGCCGGCGGCACCGCGCAGGTGATCATGGAGCAGACCTACGATCTCACCGATCCCACGGTCGATTCCCAGCTCATCAATCTCTCGAAATCGGGCGCGGATGTTTTCTACAACATCACCACCGGCAAGGCGACGTCGCAGTCGATCCGTAAAGTGGCCGAGCTCGGCTGGAAGCCGCTGCAGCTGTTGTCGGCGGGCTCGACCGGCCGCTCGATCCTCAACGCCGCTGGCCTCGAGAACGCCGCGGGCATCGTCGCCATCCGCTACAACAAGGAGGTCGGCCTGCCGAAATGGGAGAAGGACCCCGACGTGATGGCGTTCGAGGCACTGCGCAAGCAGTACACGCCGGCGATCGATCAGGACAACACCATCGCCTTTGCCGGCTACGGCCAGGCCGTGACCATGGGCGAGATCCTGCGCCGCTGCGGCGACGAGCTCACCCGCGCCAACGTGCTGAAGCAGGCCTCCACGCTGAAGGGCTTCCACTCGCCCTATTTCCTCGACGGCGTCACCTACGACTACACGCCCGACGACTACACGCCGATGAAGACGCTGTTCATCTCGATCTTCAGCGGCAAGGATTGGGATATCTCGGACAAGCCGATGTCGGAGTAG
- a CDS encoding methyltransferase domain-containing protein: MPLRLFLTSGDLMADRRFEFARDLQLKGDLPAAADLIEQAIELAPNFTSAWFTLGEIRQQLGERDKAIAAFRKARESDPEDQHGAGLHLMRLGDTEMAEMPKAYVQALFDQYAPRFEHALINDLGYRAPSLIFKAVLAARVAAKKPAYFKRTIDLGCGTGLAAAAFAKQVDHFTGIDLSPGMIKEARATGLYAELEVADMIEGLRGKADGYANLVVAADAFVYLSDLAPVLTEAKRVLATGGVLAFTLETHDGDGTVLGEGLRYAHSAEYARGAIAKAGLKLLTLEPCSPRNENNEPVRGLVVVAEKT; this comes from the coding sequence ATGCCGCTCCGCCTGTTTCTGACCTCCGGCGATCTCATGGCCGACCGCCGTTTCGAGTTCGCACGCGACCTCCAGCTCAAGGGCGATCTGCCCGCCGCCGCCGATCTGATCGAGCAGGCGATCGAGCTCGCGCCAAACTTCACCTCCGCCTGGTTCACGCTCGGCGAGATCCGCCAGCAGCTCGGCGAGCGCGACAAGGCGATCGCGGCGTTTCGCAAAGCGCGCGAGTCCGATCCGGAGGACCAGCACGGCGCCGGCCTGCATCTGATGCGGCTTGGCGATACCGAGATGGCGGAGATGCCCAAGGCTTACGTGCAGGCGCTGTTCGACCAATACGCGCCGCGCTTCGAGCACGCGCTGATCAACGATCTCGGCTATCGCGCGCCGTCGCTGATCTTCAAGGCGGTGCTGGCCGCGCGCGTCGCTGCGAAGAAGCCGGCCTACTTCAAACGCACCATCGATCTCGGCTGCGGCACCGGCCTCGCGGCGGCGGCCTTCGCAAAGCAGGTCGATCATTTCACCGGCATCGATCTGTCGCCCGGCATGATCAAGGAAGCGCGTGCTACCGGGCTCTACGCCGAGCTCGAGGTCGCCGACATGATCGAAGGCCTGCGCGGCAAGGCGGACGGATACGCGAACCTCGTCGTCGCCGCTGACGCCTTCGTCTATCTCTCCGATCTCGCGCCGGTGCTCACGGAAGCGAAGCGCGTGCTTGCGACCGGCGGCGTGCTTGCCTTCACGCTGGAGACGCATGACGGCGATGGCACCGTTCTCGGCGAAGGCCTGCGCTATGCCCATTCGGCGGAATATGCGCGCGGTGCGATCGCGAAGGCCGGCCTCAAGCTTCTCACACTGGAGCCGTGCTCGCCGCGCAACGAGAACAACGAGCCGGTGCGCGGTCTCGTTGTCGTGGCCGAGAAAACTTGA